The DNA window GTCTCGTACTCAAACAGCGTGCGCAGCTGGCCCTCTTCGAGCATCCGGATTCGGTGCCGCAACTCGGTGAGCGGCAATTGGTCGTAGTCCGGTAGCGGCAATTCCATGCCTACCGGTTGCCCACGGCGGCTTCACCGAAAACTCCTCAGGCGCCGGTCCACTTCGGCGCGCGCTTCTCGGCGAACGCGATCGCACCCTCTTTGGCGTCGTTGGACATGAAGACCGGAGCCAGGATCTTGGTCTGCTCGCGCCACATCTCCTCGGTGCTCCAGCTCCGTGACTCGACGATGATCCGCTTCGTCGCCGCCACGGCCAGCGGCCCATTCGCGGTGATCTTTTCGGCCAGTTCGATCGCGGCGTCGAGCGCCTGCCCCGGTTCGGCCAGCACGTTGACGAGGCCGAGCTCCTTGGCGCGGGTGGCGGGCAGGTTCTCACCGGTCAACGCCAGTTCCATGGCGACGGCAGGCGGAATGCGTTGCGGCAGCCGCAGCAATCCGCCACCGCCGGCGACCAGGCCGCGCTTGACTTCGGGAATGCCGAACGCCGACTCGTTCGACGCCACGATGAGGTCGGTGGCCAGCGCCAGTTCGCAACCGCCCGCCAAGCAATAACCCTCCACCGCGGCGATCAGTGGCTTGGCCGGTGGCCGTTCGGTGAAGCCCATGCCGCGGCCCTCGACCACGACGTTCTCGCCGCGCGAGAAGGCCTTGAGGTCCATCCCCGCGCTGAACGATCCCCCGGCTCCGGTCAGCACACCGACAGAAAGGCCGGCATCGTCGTCGAGCCGGTCCATCGCGTCGGCCAGACCACGGCTCACCTCGGCGTTCACGGCATTCCTTGCCTGCGGCCGGTTGATGGTGATGATCAAAATCCGGTCCCGTTGCTCGACCAGGACTGCTTGTTCGCTGTTGTCACTCACGTCGGTGATCGTAACGTCCTGGGGTTCGCCTTGATTCGGCGATGTCAGCGCTTCTTGTTGCCGTTGCCGTTGCCATTGCCGTTGCCATTGCCGTTGCCGGGGCCCCTGCCTTCCGGTTTCTTCTTGGGACGCGGTGGCTCTTCGACGACCGGAACCGGGGTGGGCGACGGCGGCGGCGAACTGACGGGGGGCGGAGGCGGGACAGCGGTGCTGCTGACCGGCTGCGGCGCAGTCGTCGACGAAGGATCGAGCGCCAGCGCAAGCGTGGCCACGATCAGTCCCACGAACGCCGCCGCCGCCAACAGCAGTTTCCGGCCCCGGCTCATCGGTGTGCGGTGCTTGAGCGGTGCCACGACATACTGCTCAGACTCGAACATCGGTGCGGCCATGACCTTGGTGGCCGGGCGCCGGTTAGCGCCCGCGAGCACCGCGCGCATCTGATCGGCGCTGTCGAACCCGCTGCCGTCGCGGGTCATGGCCCCGTTGATCGTGGCCGCCAGCGCAGGATCGACATCGGGCCGCACCGCTTCGATGGGTGGCGGTGAATCGTGCAGTATGGCTCGCAGCAGCGACACGGGATTGTCTTGATCAAACGGTCGCCGCCCGGTGAGTGCTTCGTAGCCCATGACGCCGACCGCGTATAGGTCATCAGCGACTGACGCCGGCGCGCCCGAAACGCGCGCTGGACTCATGTAGGCCATCGTCCCGACGATCTGGCCGGTGGCCGTATTGGCGGCTCCATTGGCCTTGGCAATGCCGAAGTCGCCGACCTTCATCGTGTTGCCCTGCGTGAGCAGCACGTTGCCCGGCTTGACATCGCGATGCACGATCCCGGCCGCATGCGCGCTCGCCAGCGCGCCGAGCACGTCGTCGAGCACGGATCGAACGCGCCCCGGCGCCATGGGTCCCCTCTCGACCTCGTCGGCCAAGGTGCGGCCTGGCAGCCGCTCCATCACGATGAACGGCGTCCCCCTGTGTTCACCACTGTCATGCACAGCCACGATGTTGGGATGGTTGAGTGCGGCGGCGGCCCGCGCCTCGGCATCGAACTTGCGCCGAGCGTCGGCGTCCGAACTGACGCCCGGATGCAGCAGCTTTATCGCTACCGCCCTGTTCAGCCGGAGATCCCAGCCGTCATAGACCTCGGCCATGCCGCCGCGGCCCAGCAGACCTCGTACCTCGTATCGGTCCGCAAGCACTTCGCGGCCGTCCATGGCCGATAACGTAGCCCCAGAGACAGTGCGTCAAACCCCACACTCGCTTGGTGAATGCGCCAGCGCGCACGGGGTAAACTAGAACACGTTTCAATTTGATGCTAGGGGATCACCTGTGACCGATATCGAACCCTCGGAGCTCACCAAGTGGGATCCGAGGCTGACCGAACGCGTCATGGGAATCATGCGGCCCTTCCTCAAGCGGTACTTCCGGTCGGAGACGCGGGGACTGGAGAACATTCCGCCAGGCGGCGCACTGCTGGTCTGCAACCACTCCGGTGGCATGTTGCCGATGGACGTCCCGATTCTCGCCGCCGACTTCTACGACCATCACGGGTATGACCGTCCGCTCTACACGCTGAGCCACGACATGCTCTCGGTCGGACCGACCGGCGATTTCTTCAAGAAGATCGGCTATATCAGCGCCAACCACGCGAACGCTGACGAGGCGCTGCGCTCCGGCGGCCTGGTTGTGGTGTTCCCCGGTGGCGACTACGACGTGTACCGGCCGACGTTCGCCGAGAACGTGATCGACTTCGGCGGCCGCACCGGCTACGTGAAGGCCGCCCTGAACGCCGGGGTGCCGATCGTCCCCGCGGTCGGCATCGGCGGCCAGGAGACCCAGATCTTCCTCACCCGGGGGACCTGGCTGGCCGAGCGCCTCGGGCCGATCGCCCGTCTGGCACGCACCAAGATCGTTCCGGTGTCCTTCGGTTTCCCGTTCGGACTGTCCCTGGTGGTTCCGCCCAACATCCCCTTGCCGTCCAAGATCGTCATGAAGGTATTGCCGCCGATCGACCTGGTCGCCGAATTCGGCGAGGATCCCGACATCGACGAGGTCGACGCGCACGTGCGACATGTGATGCAGCGGGCGCTGGACGAACTCGCCGGCGAACGCCGACTTCCGATACTGGGCTGATCTGTTTTGAATACCGGCCCGGTGGCTATCAAGGTCTTCCATGAGTAAGCGTCGCTTCACGTTGCTGCGCGCGGTCGCAGAACTCGTCAACGCCGCCAACGGCGTGCAGCCCATCGCCCGCGAGGGCTACCCCACCATCGGCGTGTTCGCGTTCGGCTGGCCGACGTCAGAGCTGTCGCCGGTGTACATGGGCGTATCGATGCTCGACGCGGTGCGCCGCGGGCTGCGTGGTGACTTCCGCGGGACCCGGGGCCGGATCGCGTTGGTGCTCACGGCAATCGCGTGGGCGCTGCTGTACCTCATCCACCGCCGCAATGTCGCATCGGAACCGCACTTCGAAGAGCCGCTGCGTAAGGCTCTCGGCGACGACTACGAGCGCATCGCCGCCCAGTCGCAGCCCGCGCGCCGTCGCCGCGCCCAGATCGGTGTCTGGCCAACCGACCTTGTCCGCAGGCGCTACGTCGAGAAAGCCAGCACCGTGCAATACGGTCCGCATCGCCGGGTGAACCGGGCTGACATCTGGCGCCGCGCCGACCTGCCGCGCGACGGCAAAGCGCCCGTGCTTCTGCAGGTGCCCGGCGGTGCCTGGGCGATCGGTATGCGACGGCCGCAGTCCTATGCCCTGCTGAGCCATATGGCCGAGCGTGGCTGGGTGTGCTTGTCGATCGACTACCGGGTCAGCCCGCGCAACACCTGGCCGGACCACATCGTGGACGTCAAGCGCGCCCTGGCGTGGATCAAGGAGAACATCGCCGATTACGGCGGTGACCCGAATTTCGTTGCGATCACCGGAGGTTCGGCTGGCGGACATCTGTCATCTCTGGCCGCGTTGACGCCGAACGATCCGCAGTGGCAGCCCGGATTCGAGGACGCCGACACGTCGGTCGTCGCAGCGGTGCCGATCTACGGCCGTTACGACTGGTTCACCACGCACGGTTCCGGCCGCAAGGAATTCATCGCCTTCCTGCAGAAGTTCGTGGTGAAAAAGCCTTTTGCCCAGAACAGGCAGACGTACCTCGACGCATCCTCGATCAAGCGGTTACACCCCGATGCCCCACCGTTCTTCATCCTCCACGGCCAGGACGACTCGATCATCCCGGTTGGCGAGGGCCGCGAGTTCGCTGACGCGTTGCGGGAGGTGTCGACGTCCACCGTCGCCTATGCGGAGATCCCGCACGCGCAGCATGCGTTCGACTTCTACTACGGCTCACCCCGCGCCCACTACACGGCACGAGCGGTCGAGGAGTTCCTGTCGTGGGTGCACGCCAAGCGCGAGGAAAAGGCCGAGCCGACAATCAGGCCACCGGCGGCTGAGCCGACAATCAGGCCACCGTCGGCGGAGCCGACAATCAGGCCATAGCGGATTCGATGACCGTCAGCCGCTCGGAAAGTCCTGCGGCGCGGCGAATTTCGACGAACGCCTCGACCATTGCGTCGGTCAGCTCGTGCGGATCTTTCAAGGTGGCCCCGTCGGACAGCACGGATACGTTGAGCTGATCGACATAGCTCCACACCGTGATGTTCAGGCCGCTGCCCGTGGTGAGTGGGCCGACCGAGTAGATCTCGGTGACCAGCGCGCCGCCGACGCGGCCGGGTTCGCGGGGGCCAGGCACGTTCGAGATCGGGATGTTGAGCACCTTGTTCTGGCCGTCCTTTTCGGCCAGCCAGTGGAACAGCCGCTCCGCGGGTCCCGGTGGAAAATAGGCCGACCATCGGCTGACGAGTTCGGGCCCGAGCAGGTGATGTGACTCCTTGGCGTCCACCGCGGCTTCGTGCACTGCCTGCACGCGCGCCAGCGGGTCGTCGAGTTCGATCGGCACCACCATCATCACGCCGCTGAATCGGTTGCCGGAGATGCGGTCCTTCGAGAAGTCGAAACTGACTGGGACCGAAGCCAATAGCGAGTGTGCGGCGTGTCCGTCGTACTTTAGCGACAGCTGACGCAGTGCACCCGAAGCGA is part of the Mycolicibacterium tusciae JS617 genome and encodes:
- a CDS encoding lysophospholipid acyltransferase family protein, producing MGIMRPFLKRYFRSETRGLENIPPGGALLVCNHSGGMLPMDVPILAADFYDHHGYDRPLYTLSHDMLSVGPTGDFFKKIGYISANHANADEALRSGGLVVVFPGGDYDVYRPTFAENVIDFGGRTGYVKAALNAGVPIVPAVGIGGQETQIFLTRGTWLAERLGPIARLARTKIVPVSFGFPFGLSLVVPPNIPLPSKIVMKVLPPIDLVAEFGEDPDIDEVDAHVRHVMQRALDELAGERRLPILG
- a CDS encoding crotonase/enoyl-CoA hydratase family protein, with product MTDVSDNSEQAVLVEQRDRILIITINRPQARNAVNAEVSRGLADAMDRLDDDAGLSVGVLTGAGGSFSAGMDLKAFSRGENVVVEGRGMGFTERPPAKPLIAAVEGYCLAGGCELALATDLIVASNESAFGIPEVKRGLVAGGGGLLRLPQRIPPAVAMELALTGENLPATRAKELGLVNVLAEPGQALDAAIELAEKITANGPLAVAATKRIIVESRSWSTEEMWREQTKILAPVFMSNDAKEGAIAFAEKRAPKWTGA
- a CDS encoding serine/threonine-protein kinase gives rise to the protein MDGREVLADRYEVRGLLGRGGMAEVYDGWDLRLNRAVAIKLLHPGVSSDADARRKFDAEARAAAALNHPNIVAVHDSGEHRGTPFIVMERLPGRTLADEVERGPMAPGRVRSVLDDVLGALASAHAAGIVHRDVKPGNVLLTQGNTMKVGDFGIAKANGAANTATGQIVGTMAYMSPARVSGAPASVADDLYAVGVMGYEALTGRRPFDQDNPVSLLRAILHDSPPPIEAVRPDVDPALAATINGAMTRDGSGFDSADQMRAVLAGANRRPATKVMAAPMFESEQYVVAPLKHRTPMSRGRKLLLAAAAFVGLIVATLALALDPSSTTAPQPVSSTAVPPPPPVSSPPPSPTPVPVVEEPPRPKKKPEGRGPGNGNGNGNGNGNGNKKR
- a CDS encoding alpha/beta hydrolase; protein product: MSKRRFTLLRAVAELVNAANGVQPIAREGYPTIGVFAFGWPTSELSPVYMGVSMLDAVRRGLRGDFRGTRGRIALVLTAIAWALLYLIHRRNVASEPHFEEPLRKALGDDYERIAAQSQPARRRRAQIGVWPTDLVRRRYVEKASTVQYGPHRRVNRADIWRRADLPRDGKAPVLLQVPGGAWAIGMRRPQSYALLSHMAERGWVCLSIDYRVSPRNTWPDHIVDVKRALAWIKENIADYGGDPNFVAITGGSAGGHLSSLAALTPNDPQWQPGFEDADTSVVAAVPIYGRYDWFTTHGSGRKEFIAFLQKFVVKKPFAQNRQTYLDASSIKRLHPDAPPFFILHGQDDSIIPVGEGREFADALREVSTSTVAYAEIPHAQHAFDFYYGSPRAHYTARAVEEFLSWVHAKREEKAEPTIRPPAAEPTIRPPSAEPTIRP